In a genomic window of Sulfurisphaera tokodaii str. 7:
- a CDS encoding Zn-dependent exopeptidase M28 yields MLSLEFFPLGEIIHGSDKEKFILSKLKEKFGGSLHTIKTKEWVIENFELYVNGKKVNGSLLPYTSGYVKGKVGKEIRYYEMPPHPFMVKDLYDKTVAEGYKGVIFFDQGKLRRISVGSKIPAVFSEVPLKDGDEVEIYSKSYLRENESYNLEVEAIPGEDYIVIGAHVDHWLSGYHDNLFSLDIIEGLKVELKHHGLKFLFFSSEEGPRCCNGSFQHKKDNTFIMISLDALFPNRVVFSATPDLFQFSQFFNVKRIEMPTPFSDHFSYILEGYPAMVLYNDDLIPWYHSDKDLPLDEDKVYLKEIIQGLRKMLEKTDNVTKEELDKIFFDYAKQQGFEIKERKGSIIPLGLTSTFKKLQ; encoded by the coding sequence ATGCTTTCTTTAGAGTTTTTCCCACTGGGAGAGATTATTCATGGTAGTGATAAAGAGAAATTTATCTTGAGCAAGTTAAAAGAAAAATTCGGTGGTTCTTTACATACTATAAAGACTAAAGAATGGGTAATTGAAAACTTTGAGCTTTATGTAAATGGTAAAAAAGTAAATGGTTCTCTTCTTCCTTATACTTCTGGTTACGTTAAGGGAAAAGTGGGTAAGGAGATTAGGTATTATGAAATGCCCCCTCACCCTTTTATGGTTAAAGACCTTTATGATAAGACAGTTGCAGAGGGTTATAAAGGCGTTATATTTTTCGATCAAGGAAAACTGAGAAGAATAAGTGTTGGTTCAAAGATCCCTGCTGTGTTTTCTGAAGTACCTTTAAAGGATGGGGATGAAGTTGAGATCTATTCTAAATCTTATTTAAGAGAGAATGAAAGTTATAATTTAGAGGTTGAGGCTATTCCCGGGGAAGATTATATAGTAATTGGTGCTCATGTAGATCATTGGTTAAGCGGTTATCATGATAATCTCTTTTCTCTGGATATAATCGAGGGGTTAAAAGTTGAATTGAAACACCATGGTCTTAAGTTCCTTTTCTTTTCCTCTGAGGAAGGTCCAAGATGTTGTAACGGATCTTTTCAGCATAAAAAAGACAACACTTTTATTATGATTTCTTTAGATGCTCTTTTCCCTAATAGGGTTGTTTTCTCGGCAACTCCAGATTTATTTCAGTTTTCTCAATTCTTTAATGTAAAAAGAATAGAAATGCCAACTCCTTTCTCAGATCACTTCTCTTATATCTTAGAAGGCTATCCTGCAATGGTACTTTATAATGATGATTTAATTCCCTGGTATCATTCAGATAAGGATTTACCATTAGATGAAGATAAGGTATATCTGAAAGAGATAATACAAGGACTAAGAAAAATGTTAGAGAAGACTGACAACGTTACCAAGGAAGAATTAGATAAAATATTTTTTGATTATGCCAAGCAACAAGGATTTGAAATAAAGGAAAGGAAAGGGAGTATAATACCCTTAGGTTTAACATCAACATTTAAAAAGTTGCAATAA
- the tnpA gene encoding IS200/IS605 family transposase, which translates to MEYKSTRHVKYLCNYHFIWIPKYRRKVLTGEVAEYTKEVLRTIAEELGCEVLALEVMPDHIHLFVNCPPRYAPSYLANYFKGKSARLILKKFPELKKATNGKLWTRSYFVSTAGNVSSETIKKYIEEQWAKESEED; encoded by the coding sequence GTGGAATACAAATCAACTAGGCATGTAAAGTACCTCTGCAACTACCACTTCATATGGATACCAAAATATCGTAGGAAAGTACTAACAGGTGAAGTTGCTGAATACACTAAAGAGGTATTAAGAACCATAGCAGAAGAGTTGGGCTGTGAAGTATTAGCCCTAGAAGTAATGCCAGACCATATCCACCTCTTCGTTAACTGCCCACCGAGATACGCACCGTCATATTTAGCAAACTACTTCAAAGGAAAATCAGCAAGACTAATCCTCAAGAAGTTCCCAGAGCTGAAGAAAGCTACTAACGGGAAGCTCTGGACTAGAAGCTACTTCGTATCTACCGCAGGTAACGTATCCAGCGAGACGATAAAGAAGTACATTGAAGAACAGTGGGCGAAAGAGAGTGAAGAGGACTAA
- a CDS encoding RNA-guided endonuclease InsQ/TnpB family protein — translation MKRTNVVKLQVDKQTHERLKELAITTAKCWNEVNWLRMQQFKEGERVDFNGSEKTVYSKYKTVLKVNAGQVARKNAEDWRSFFALIEMKKEGKLPSWFKPRPPGYWKENGKYKLMVIIRNDRYVVNEEKREIYLKDFHLTLKFKGKLKWEGKQGRLEIIYNEARKSWYAHIPVELEHKVEKGNLTASVDLGIVNLATVYVEDGSWYLFKSGSVLSQYEYYSKKIQVAQKTLARHKQRRSRKLKLLYEKRSRFLKHALNSMVRKVMELLKDKGVGKIVVGHPKDIVRGRGNKLTVNFWNYGYVIKRFKGVGEEVGIDVVEVSEAYTSKTCSLCGEAHKSGRIKRGLFKCPRTGKVINADLNGAINILHIPESRGARGGGQPLARDRGNGLKAQPVVYRWTNGAGWMLYAPTSYEVVRMKVVNHKPVNHPKGTLAL, via the coding sequence GTGAAGAGGACTAACGTAGTTAAACTACAAGTAGACAAGCAAACCCACGAAAGACTGAAGGAGTTGGCTATTACCACAGCGAAGTGTTGGAACGAAGTGAACTGGTTAAGGATGCAACAGTTCAAGGAAGGGGAGAGAGTAGACTTCAACGGTTCTGAGAAGACGGTATATTCAAAATACAAAACAGTGCTCAAAGTAAACGCAGGACAGGTCGCGAGGAAGAACGCGGAGGACTGGAGGAGCTTCTTCGCGTTAATAGAGATGAAAAAGGAGGGAAAACTACCGAGCTGGTTCAAACCGAGACCTCCAGGGTACTGGAAGGAAAACGGCAAGTATAAGCTCATGGTTATTATTAGAAACGATAGGTATGTGGTAAACGAAGAGAAGAGGGAAATTTACTTGAAGGACTTCCACCTCACCCTCAAGTTTAAGGGGAAACTCAAGTGGGAAGGAAAACAAGGCAGACTAGAGATAATTTACAACGAGGCAAGGAAATCGTGGTATGCCCATATACCAGTGGAGTTAGAACATAAAGTAGAGAAGGGTAATTTGACGGCTTCAGTAGACTTAGGCATAGTTAACCTAGCTACAGTGTACGTCGAAGACGGGTCGTGGTACTTGTTTAAGAGTGGGTCTGTTTTATCCCAATACGAATATTACAGCAAGAAAATACAAGTTGCCCAGAAGACCTTAGCGAGGCACAAGCAGAGGAGAAGCAGGAAGCTGAAGCTCTTGTACGAGAAGAGGAGTAGGTTCCTAAAACACGCCTTAAACAGCATGGTTAGGAAGGTAATGGAGCTATTGAAGGATAAAGGAGTAGGCAAGATAGTTGTAGGTCATCCTAAAGACATAGTGAGGGGTCGTGGAAATAAGCTGACGGTCAACTTCTGGAACTACGGCTATGTCATCAAGAGGTTTAAGGGAGTCGGGGAGGAGGTTGGCATAGACGTTGTCGAGGTCAGTGAGGCTTACACTTCAAAGACTTGTTCCCTGTGCGGGGAAGCCCACAAAAGTGGGCGTATTAAACGCGGTTTGTTTAAGTGTCCCCGCACGGGGAAGGTAATAAATGCGGACTTAAACGGTGCGATAAACATCCTACATATCCCCGAGTCCCGAGGAGCTAGGGGCGGAGGGCAACCCCTAGCTAGGGATAGGGGTAATGGGCTGAAGGCCCAGCCCGTGGTCTACCGCTGGACGAACGGAGCGGGGTGGATGCTTTACGCACCCACTAGCTATGAAGTTGTGAGGATGAAGGTGGTAAACCACAAACCTGTGAACCACCCTAAGGGAACCCTCGCCCTTTAG
- a CDS encoding YeeE/YedE family protein, which yields MTALSPHSFFAAVFLTRRFTAFRKNIPPSWEKRFGNNEAIRALGSFGGTALMMFGARMAGGCASGHILSGALQI from the coding sequence ATGACGGCACTATCTCCACACTCATTCTTTGCTGCAGTATTCTTAACTAGAAGGTTTACAGCATTCAGAAAGAACATACCACCAAGTTGGGAGAAAAGATTTGGTAATAATGAGGCTATTAGAGCTTTAGGTTCATTTGGCGGAACTGCATTAATGATGTTTGGTGCCAGAATGGCTGGTGGATGTGCATCTGGTCATATCTTAAGTGGTGCATTACAAATCTGA
- a CDS encoding IS1 family transposase, producing MGRKPVIRHDIACPSCGSHHVVKCGKPPGRQRFLCRDCGKYFLADAVYHHHSKEVREEALRMYTNGMSMRAISRVLNVPLGTVFTWVKRYGKRKYEKLVDLWNKAKELVKGKVVTKVVDEMWTYLYRNTRAFYKWVFTCYVYTRLGLYIIYSVGDRDENTFREVKDYVPDDGRWVSDDYNVYFWLKDHTVVSLVNPNESFHSSLRDRLVRFKRATKAVNRSINMVKYSIALVLWERRLIPEFVA from the coding sequence ATGGGTAGGAAGCCTGTAATTAGGCATGATATAGCGTGTCCCTCTTGTGGTAGTCATCACGTCGTTAAGTGTGGTAAGCCTCCTGGTAGGCAGAGGTTTCTGTGTAGGGATTGCGGTAAGTACTTTCTTGCAGACGCAGTTTATCACCACCACTCTAAGGAGGTGAGGGAGGAGGCTTTGAGGATGTATACTAATGGTATGAGTATGAGAGCTATTTCTAGGGTTCTTAACGTACCTCTGGGTACTGTTTTCACTTGGGTTAAGCGTTATGGTAAGAGGAAGTACGAGAAGCTGGTGGACTTGTGGAATAAGGCTAAAGAGTTGGTCAAGGGTAAGGTCGTTACTAAGGTTGTTGATGAGATGTGGACGTACTTGTACAGAAACACTAGGGCTTTCTACAAGTGGGTATTCACTTGTTACGTGTATACTAGGCTAGGGTTATACATAATTTACTCTGTGGGTGATAGGGATGAGAATACTTTTCGTGAGGTCAAGGACTACGTGCCAGATGATGGTAGGTGGGTGAGTGATGATTACAACGTTTACTTTTGGTTAAAGGATCACACGGTAGTCTCACTTGTTAATCCCAACGAGTCCTTTCACTCCTCACTGAGGGATAGGCTCGTACGTTTCAAGAGGGCAACGAAGGCTGTTAACAGGAGTATAAATATGGTGAAGTATTCTATAGCGCTGGTCTTGTGGGAGAGAAGGCTAATCCCAGAATTTGTAGCTTAA
- a CDS encoding IS110 family transposase, translating to MEAPVAGIDISKDKLVVYFQGKLYEFPNDKQGFEGVKQILPKGCKIGIESTGVYHINLVKYLGNEYDVRIINPLVLKRFKDFRGKKSDKSDAKKLAELVVNMGSEFITSEARELTSQWDFVTRSIVRVKNRLRRDLILLGYRDSLSKENLNEVLRGEDNVVLSEVRFLLGELERLEGRKREIEEGLENFVPKDSLIFTIPGIGRTLGCIILARVGDVRRFSDKKRFVAYCGLDPVVESSGKGVVSRGISKKGDVVLRRAFYLAALTAIRVNPVIKRFYEEHKGRLRGKKLIIACARKLAVITWAVLYYNKPFEADE from the coding sequence ATGGAGGCCCCAGTTGCAGGAATAGATATATCAAAAGATAAATTAGTAGTGTATTTCCAAGGTAAATTATACGAGTTTCCTAATGATAAGCAAGGGTTTGAGGGAGTAAAGCAAATCTTGCCTAAGGGTTGCAAGATAGGTATTGAAAGTACTGGAGTTTACCACATTAACTTGGTTAAGTACTTGGGTAATGAGTATGATGTTAGGATTATTAATCCCTTAGTACTCAAGAGGTTTAAGGATTTTAGGGGTAAGAAGAGTGATAAGAGTGATGCTAAAAAGCTTGCGGAATTAGTTGTTAATATGGGTAGTGAGTTTATAACGAGTGAGGCTAGGGAGTTAACAAGCCAATGGGATTTTGTTACAAGAAGTATTGTTAGGGTTAAGAATAGGCTGAGGAGGGATTTAATCCTCTTGGGTTATAGGGATAGTTTGTCCAAGGAGAATTTGAATGAGGTGTTGAGAGGGGAGGATAATGTAGTGTTGTCTGAGGTTAGGTTTCTTTTGGGGGAACTGGAGAGGCTTGAGGGTAGGAAGAGGGAGATTGAGGAAGGGCTTGAGAATTTTGTTCCCAAGGATAGTTTGATTTTCACTATTCCGGGTATTGGTAGGACGCTGGGTTGTATTATTTTGGCTAGGGTTGGTGATGTTAGGCGCTTTTCTGATAAGAAGAGGTTTGTTGCTTATTGCGGTCTTGATCCGGTTGTTGAGTCTAGTGGGAAGGGTGTTGTTTCAAGGGGTATTTCTAAGAAAGGTGATGTTGTTTTGAGGAGGGCTTTTTATCTTGCAGCTTTAACTGCTATTAGGGTTAACCCTGTTATCAAGCGTTTTTATGAAGAGCACAAGGGAAGGTTGAGGGGTAAGAAGTTGATTATTGCTTGTGCTAGGAAGCTTGCTGTTATTACTTGGGCTGTGCTGTACTATAATAAGCCCTTTGAGGCTGACGAGTGA
- a CDS encoding PhoH family protein yields MIKPLTSSQEEVLKALNDDKYQIVGVFGPTGTGKTLLTLSYGIDVIKQGKFKKFIIVKPIVDIVTKKEITATELPNYHEVILSYIKDVLGPEYSATVDELYKSGRIEILDSRLLRGRTFDDSIIFIDEVQELQPESIIELIIRIGRNSKLVVAGDPVFQSLQMKTFKDPSELVREVLLNEEDAKVIDLGVKDIIRAGAKRGLRLLIEYRLRSRILSEEENKVLNVTKAHAPDADIITVVDLSEEKKKLGLDNLTTVPDSIIVVKEGNIGRLVGKGGERINSTEKEIGKKLRALELSLDFKEYIRAVHPLPWVVKHIEDADFKGNELVVQIKKETGAFMGQKGSYVRFVDEAIRKLLGVGIRVIAKENENS; encoded by the coding sequence ATGATTAAGCCTCTTACTTCTTCTCAGGAAGAGGTTTTAAAAGCTCTTAATGATGATAAGTATCAGATTGTAGGGGTATTTGGACCCACTGGTACTGGAAAGACTTTATTAACATTATCATATGGTATAGATGTTATTAAGCAAGGAAAATTTAAGAAATTCATTATAGTAAAGCCAATAGTAGATATTGTTACTAAAAAAGAAATTACTGCTACTGAATTACCTAATTATCACGAGGTTATATTAAGTTATATAAAAGATGTTCTTGGACCCGAGTATTCCGCGACTGTAGATGAATTATATAAAAGTGGAAGGATCGAAATTCTTGATTCAAGACTACTTAGAGGAAGAACGTTTGATGACTCAATTATTTTCATTGATGAAGTCCAAGAACTTCAGCCAGAGAGCATAATTGAGCTAATAATCAGAATTGGAAGAAATAGTAAGCTAGTAGTTGCTGGAGATCCAGTCTTCCAGTCACTTCAAATGAAGACATTCAAAGACCCTTCAGAGTTAGTTAGGGAAGTTTTATTAAATGAAGAAGATGCTAAAGTAATAGATCTTGGAGTTAAGGATATTATAAGGGCTGGTGCAAAGAGAGGTTTAAGACTTCTAATTGAGTATAGGTTAAGGAGTAGAATATTATCAGAAGAAGAGAATAAGGTACTGAATGTTACCAAAGCTCATGCTCCAGACGCAGATATAATAACTGTTGTAGATTTGTCTGAGGAGAAAAAGAAACTAGGACTAGATAATTTGACTACAGTACCCGATAGTATAATAGTAGTAAAGGAAGGAAATATCGGTAGATTGGTAGGAAAAGGTGGTGAAAGAATTAATTCAACCGAAAAGGAAATTGGGAAAAAACTTAGGGCTTTAGAATTATCGCTTGATTTCAAGGAGTATATAAGGGCAGTTCATCCTCTCCCTTGGGTTGTCAAGCATATTGAAGATGCTGATTTTAAAGGAAACGAATTGGTAGTACAGATCAAGAAGGAGACTGGAGCCTTCATGGGACAAAAGGGTTCTTATGTGAGATTTGTTGATGAAGCTATTAGAAAACTTTTAGGTGTAGGTATAAGAGTTATAGCGAAGGAGAATGAAAATAGTTAG
- a CDS encoding exodeoxyribonuclease III: MKIVSWNVNGLKAITRKGALESVLNYDAILLQEIRSSDLPLDLLMSGFNIASFPAKKKGYSGVMTLTREKPKSIIKGLNVKEFDEEGRTVTVELEKFYLINAYFPRAGDGLSRLDFKISFDNKIEEFMDQLRRTKPVIICGDFNAVVERRDSSFWDENEPGLSPKEREWMNHILKKGYIDAYRFINPTKIEYSWRSYRFKWKAMRIDYCLVSEELKDKIRDCKILNVSGSDHYPILLEIEV, encoded by the coding sequence ATGAAAATAGTTAGTTGGAATGTCAATGGGCTTAAGGCTATAACTAGAAAAGGAGCTTTAGAATCTGTATTAAATTACGATGCTATTTTATTACAAGAGATTCGTAGTAGTGATTTACCCTTAGATTTGTTAATGAGCGGATTTAACATTGCTTCTTTTCCAGCTAAGAAGAAGGGGTATAGCGGTGTTATGACATTAACTAGAGAAAAACCTAAAAGTATAATAAAAGGCTTAAACGTTAAGGAATTTGATGAAGAAGGAAGAACTGTTACAGTTGAGTTGGAAAAATTTTATCTAATCAATGCTTATTTTCCTAGAGCAGGAGATGGGCTTAGTAGATTAGATTTTAAAATATCTTTTGATAATAAAATTGAAGAATTTATGGACCAGCTAAGAAGAACAAAACCAGTTATTATTTGCGGTGATTTTAATGCTGTGGTGGAAAGAAGGGATTCTTCTTTTTGGGATGAAAATGAACCGGGTCTTTCGCCTAAAGAAAGAGAATGGATGAACCACATCTTGAAAAAAGGATATATTGATGCTTATAGGTTTATTAACCCTACAAAAATTGAATATAGTTGGAGGAGCTATAGATTTAAATGGAAAGCTATGAGAATAGATTATTGTTTAGTTTCTGAAGAATTAAAGGATAAAATTAGGGATTGCAAAATATTAAATGTATCTGGCTCTGATCATTATCCTATTCTTCTTGAGATAGAAGTCTGA
- a CDS encoding stage II sporulation protein M: protein MRPISKLILMFFVAEIIIFLISSAIPINSSSLVQQYNGIESSIRNEPYILIALSIFSNNIRVALLDFIPAIGILFLAYSIVNTGMILSAVMTANHIPGIIAALLLLTLPHSFVELPSYAIATASGTYILLRRNEWIRGILTLIIVPIELFLAALIEASLFFVSNPYIMWIASAPVLVGLYFFYQYIQKVADRHVSVSSSALQPITTQQYYSLDSQYFNQYRDNWAKALLYESQGDLSNAMNFLWVSIINLIAAIAIKMNMPYYTKEDLDRVIQTLSYQYPQLNLLYQQAFSYKIQNDYQNFKASITQLAAILQNIYQTSISRRIG from the coding sequence ATGAGACCCATAAGTAAACTAATACTAATGTTCTTTGTAGCTGAGATAATTATATTCTTAATCTCTTCAGCAATACCGATAAACTCTTCATCATTAGTTCAACAATATAATGGTATAGAGAGTTCTATACGAAATGAGCCTTACATATTAATAGCATTAAGCATATTTTCAAACAATATCAGAGTTGCATTGCTTGATTTTATTCCAGCTATTGGAATATTATTCTTAGCTTATTCCATAGTTAATACGGGGATGATTCTTAGTGCTGTAATGACCGCTAATCATATTCCTGGCATTATAGCTGCATTACTCTTACTAACACTTCCTCACTCTTTTGTAGAATTACCATCTTATGCAATAGCGACTGCCTCTGGTACATACATTCTTTTAAGGAGAAATGAGTGGATAAGAGGAATCCTAACACTCATAATAGTCCCAATCGAACTTTTCCTTGCTGCATTAATAGAAGCAAGTTTATTCTTTGTATCTAATCCCTATATAATGTGGATTGCTTCAGCACCAGTTCTAGTAGGGCTATATTTCTTTTATCAATATATTCAGAAAGTGGCTGATAGGCATGTTTCAGTTAGTTCCTCGGCTTTGCAACCTATAACAACACAGCAGTATTATTCTTTAGATTCTCAATATTTTAACCAATATAGAGACAATTGGGCTAAAGCTTTATTGTATGAATCTCAAGGTGACTTAAGCAATGCTATGAACTTTCTATGGGTATCTATAATTAACCTAATTGCTGCAATAGCAATAAAGATGAATATGCCTTATTATACTAAAGAAGATTTAGATAGAGTTATCCAAACACTTTCCTATCAATATCCTCAACTTAATTTGCTATATCAACAAGCTTTCTCCTATAAGATACAAAATGATTACCAGAATTTTAAAGCGTCAATAACACAATTAGCTGCCATTTTACAAAATATATATCAGACTTCTATCTCAAGAAGAATAGGATAA